The following are encoded together in the Roseivirga misakiensis genome:
- a CDS encoding ABC transporter ATP-binding protein encodes MKELRHLNKYLFKYKHLLILGFIFLVISNYFAVWPAKVVRYAIDYVTDSFALYRLFEGGTLGTDLFDQLEMGVLVLGALMILMALLRGFFLFLVRQTIIVMSRKIEFDLKNEIFEQYQNLPLSFYRRNNTGDLMNRISEDVSRVRMYLGPGIMYGINLLVLFPLVIYQMLRVNPELTFYALLPLPVLSISIYFVNNIINKRSEKIQESLSDLSTGVQEAFSGIRVLKAFVREADSTQQFENASETYKYRSLRLTFVNALFFPLIMALIGLSVILTIYIGGNKVINGEITYGNIAEFVIYVNMLTWPVTALGWITSINQRAAASQKRINEFLKEKNDIQSTDDLKKDIAGDLIFDNVSFTYPDSGIEALKNVSFDVKAGQSIAIIGTTGSGKSTIANLMLRLYDTTEGTVSVDDNDIKKYDIPNLRSQMGYVPQDLFLFSDSIRNNIAFGNSNISEDEVFKAAKDADLYDNIIDFPKGFETMLGERGITLSGGQKQRTSIARAIVRNPNILILDDALSAVDTNTENTILNSLSSLMKGRTTVIISHRVSSAKLADKIIVLDEGRIIEQGTNESLLAKDGVYKELYEKQLKQEESSEIQ; translated from the coding sequence GTGAAAGAACTCCGGCACCTTAATAAGTACTTGTTCAAGTATAAACACCTGCTCATCTTGGGTTTTATATTCTTGGTCATTTCAAACTATTTTGCCGTATGGCCAGCTAAAGTTGTGCGCTATGCCATAGACTACGTTACGGACAGTTTCGCACTCTATCGACTTTTTGAAGGAGGTACATTGGGCACCGACTTATTCGATCAACTTGAGATGGGTGTACTCGTGCTCGGTGCGCTGATGATTTTAATGGCTTTACTCCGTGGATTTTTCCTCTTTCTAGTCAGACAAACCATTATCGTTATGTCTAGAAAGATAGAGTTCGACCTCAAAAATGAGATTTTTGAACAGTATCAAAATCTACCTTTAAGTTTCTACAGGCGGAATAATACCGGTGATTTAATGAATAGAATATCGGAGGATGTAAGTCGTGTAAGAATGTATTTAGGGCCCGGTATTATGTATGGGATAAACTTGCTGGTGCTTTTTCCTTTGGTGATTTATCAAATGTTAAGGGTAAACCCTGAATTAACTTTCTATGCTTTGCTGCCATTACCTGTGCTTTCTATTAGCATCTACTTCGTGAATAATATTATTAATAAGCGATCTGAAAAGATTCAAGAAAGTTTGTCAGATCTTTCTACAGGTGTTCAAGAAGCCTTTTCTGGTATTCGAGTATTAAAAGCTTTTGTTCGTGAAGCGGATTCCACGCAGCAATTCGAAAATGCCAGTGAAACTTACAAGTACCGATCGCTTAGATTGACTTTTGTGAATGCCTTGTTCTTCCCGCTTATCATGGCCCTAATTGGCCTAAGCGTAATTCTCACAATTTATATTGGCGGCAATAAAGTGATCAATGGAGAAATCACTTACGGGAACATTGCGGAGTTTGTCATTTATGTGAACATGCTCACTTGGCCTGTGACTGCCTTGGGGTGGATCACTAGTATTAACCAACGTGCAGCAGCATCGCAAAAGAGAATTAATGAATTCTTAAAAGAAAAGAACGACATACAATCAACTGACGACCTTAAAAAAGACATTGCAGGTGATCTAATTTTCGACAATGTGAGTTTCACTTATCCAGACTCTGGAATTGAGGCGCTAAAAAATGTGTCATTTGATGTAAAAGCCGGTCAATCGATCGCTATTATCGGTACTACGGGCTCTGGGAAGAGTACTATTGCCAATTTGATGCTTAGACTTTATGATACGACTGAAGGAACTGTATCTGTTGACGACAATGATATCAAGAAGTACGATATCCCGAATTTGAGAAGTCAAATGGGCTATGTACCGCAAGACCTTTTCCTTTTCTCAGATAGCATTCGAAATAACATTGCCTTCGGTAATAGTAATATTTCGGAAGATGAAGTTTTCAAAGCGGCCAAAGATGCGGATTTGTATGATAACATAATCGATTTCCCAAAAGGCTTTGAGACAATGCTTGGTGAAAGAGGAATTACGCTTTCTGGAGGCCAAAAACAACGCACTTCCATCGCCAGAGCTATCGTACGGAACCCGAATATCCTGATTCTTGACGATGCACTTTCGGCAGTTGATACAAATACTGAAAACACCATTCTCAATAGCCTTTCTAGTCTAATGAAAGGGCGTACCACTGTTATAATTTCGCATAGAGTTTCTTCTGCCAAACTAGCCGACAAAATCATCGTTCTGGACGAGGGAAGAATTATAGAACAGGGTACGAATGAGTCTCTACT